In Solenopsis invicta isolate M01_SB chromosome 1, UNIL_Sinv_3.0, whole genome shotgun sequence, one genomic interval encodes:
- the LOC105202078 gene encoding 26S proteasome non-ATPase regulatory subunit 5, with translation MTEWYQAKILRLCELNNVEDKKDILTDIKIKFGTLNNRDAEQIARSLDYGPFYSQLTSNDREVIEQICDILTILFSILEPGEIYQRYLVEVSALITNPNASVRLLVLQEFLRTALHPQKIFQLLADTTLLISIINRISDNDLNVAERAMSIVKKIGENPNGLHILYKGELLRTFARLLQNDTISFRVYEVIVDIAKTSQEALEVSAQSGFLNSLINILDNEDMLLQLNALEILTQLALFEEGLSYLEQQEVLSKLVQKISQVNENPLSNLLIPGLMKFFGNVARHWPNELFSKYPVIISALFDVIDSGDQNILGSALDTLGFVAAGVEGKYALQALGDAMPSALKKIAEIVQRMPTALRIRGLNSLALILEVKRVEQDNRILSLTKLWFDSLCDDPLGMIVAICRQPFADIRQASLEVLAVISCQVWGQEYISTYPGLVEFLLDRNIESFKECKDVKYEVVKCLSQAERNIFDAETMQKFKQFVNEGPYFVDVNTEVAIEGAL, from the exons ATGACGGAGTGGTACCAAGCGAAGATTCTGCGTTTATGCGAATTGAATAATGTCGAGGATAAAAAAGACATTCTCACGGACATAAAGATCAAATTTGGTACATTGAACAACCGAGACGCCGAGCAGATCGCCCGTAGCTTGGATTACGGACCATTCTACTCGCAGCTAACCTCGAACGACAG aGAAGTCATAGAACAGATATGCGATATTTTGACCATTTTATTCAGCATATTGGAGCCTGGAGAAATTTATCAGAGATATTTAGTTGAAGTATCTGCTTTAATAACTAATCCAAATGCTAGCGTGAGATTGCTCGTGCTACAGGAATTTTTGCGCACAGCCTTGCATCCACAAAAGATATTTCAGTTGCTCGCAGACACCACTCTTCTGATTTCAATTATAAACAGAATCAGCGATAATGACTTGAATGTTGCCGAACGCGCAATGAGCATAGTAAAGAAAATTGGAGAGAATCCAAATGGTTTGCACATTCTGTATAAGGGTGAGCTTTTGAGAACATTTGCCAGGCTGCTGCAGAACGATACCATTAGCTTTCGTGTTTACGAAGTGATTGTGGATATAGCCAAGACATCTCAGGAAGCTCTAGAAGTATCAGCTCAATCAGGCTTTCTCAACAGTTTAATCAACATATTAGATAATGAAGATATGTTGCTTCAATTGAATGCTCTAGAGATACTAACTCAGTTAGCCCTGTTCGAGGAGGGTCTAAGTTATCTGGAGCAGCAAGAGGTGTTGAGCAAGTTAGTTCAGAAAATATCACAAGTTAACGAGAATCCCTTGTCGAATCTCTTGATCCCTGGACTGATGAAATTCTTTGGTAACGTCGCGCGTCACTGGCCCAACGAGCTATTCTCCAAGTATCCCGTGATAATTTCCGCACTTTTTGACGTGATAGACAGCGGGGATCAGAATATCCTGGGATCTGCCTTGGATACTCTGGGATTCGTTGCTGCGGGCGTCGAAGGCAAGTATGCATTGCAAGCTCTAGGGGATGCAATGCCGAGTGCTCTGAAGAAAATTGCTGAGATAGTACAGAGAATGCCTACTGCTTTAAGAATTCGCGGCTTGAACAGCCTCGCTCTTATACTCGAGGTCAAGAGAGTTGAGCAGGATAATAGAATTTTATCCCTAACAAAACTGTGGTTCGATTCGCTGTGCGACGATCCATTGGGCATGATTGTGGCGATATGCAGACAACCGTTCGCCGATATTAGACAAGCCAGTTTGGAGGTATTGGCGGTTATTAGTTGTCAAGTATGGGGGCAAGAATACATATCCACGTATCCTGGTTTAGTGGAGTTTTTATTAGATAGAAATATCGAATCGTTTAAAGAATGTAAAGACGTGAAGTATGAAGTCGTGAAATGTTTATCTCAAGCGGAGCGAAATATATTCGATGCCGAAACTATGCAGAAATTCAAGCAGTTTGTTAACGAGGGTCCGTACTTTGTCGATGTTAATACAGAAGTTGCGATAGAAGGTGCTTTGTAA